The Bacteroidota bacterium region AAAATAGATAATAAAAATATTAAAACTTTTGCTGATTTACGAGGTTATCTTGCATCTAAAAGACCCGGAGATGATGTAAATGTAAAAGTTAAAAGAGGTGGCAATAAAGAAACATTAAGAGTTAAACTTACTAATTCGTATGGAACAACTGAGTTAAATAAATTAGAAGAAAAAGATGTATTAGAAATGCTAAATGCCGATTTTAAACCTTTGAGCGACAAGGAAAAGTATCAGTTAGGAGTAAGAGCAGGTGTAAAGGTTCTAAATATTGGTGATGGGTTATTACGTAAGGCTGGGATAAAAGATGGTTTTATTATACTAATAATCAATAAGCAGTGGGTAAGAAGTAAAGAAGATATAGAACGTATAATATCAGGGAATGATAAGGCTGTTTTAATGGAGGTAGTAAATAATGAAGGTTATGTTGATTATTATGCCGTCAAAATGTAATAAAGTGTAAATTTAACACAATAAAAGCGCTGTAAATCAGCGCTTTATTTTTTAGTTTTTTCTTTTGTAATTGGGTGCTCATATATAGATTTGCCGGACAACAACAATAACAACAACAATAATGCAATTAGTGAAGACCGAGGAAAAATTCTTTGAAAAAGAATTATCTCAACAGGCTGAAAAAAGAAAGGCAGCCGTGGAGTTTATAAAAATTGTAAACGACCTGTGGTTCGATAAATCAATCGAACTTTTATTATTCAGAAACCAGTTGATGGATATCAATGTTAGTGAGGTTTTAAACTTACAGGAATATGCACGTAAGTTTGTAAATAAACCAATTAACATTCATAATACTCTTTCAATTGCAAAAGAGATAGCTAAGCTGAATCTCCATCCATCAAGAATAGACATAGGTAAATTAGCATATGAGCATGCCTTGGAGGAGGATAAATATGAAACATGTGCTCATTTTGTGATGGACAAACTGGTTGACATACTCAAGCAGAAAAAAAGTCCTATTTCGCCAAAAGATGTAGTCCTATATGGTTTTGGTAGAATCGGGCGTTTATTGGCCAGAGAGCTGATGCTTCATGCCGGAAGGGGTGAGCAGTTAAGGTTACGTGCAATAGTTACCAGAGGGGTAATAGATGAAAAAAATCTTGAAAAAAGAGCTGCACTTTTGAGGAATGACTCTGTGCACGGACATTTTCCCGGAACTGTAGTTACCGATATTGATAAAAAGGCTCTGATTATAGATGGCACAACTGTATTTATGATTAGCGCTGATAACCCTGATAAAGTTGACTATACAAAATATGGCATTAATGATGCGCTTGTGATAGACAATTCGGGAGCATTTAGGAATAAAAGTGCTTTAGGTCGTCATTTAAAGTCAAAAGGGGCTGCTAAAGTTCTGTTAACTGCACCTGCAAAAGGAGTTCCTAATATTGTATATGGTGTAAATCACGAAGAATTTAATAATAAGGAGAATGATATATGGTCGGCAGCTTCATGTACAACCAATGCAATAAGTCCAGTCTTAAAAGTAATTGAAGATAATTTAGGTGTAGAAAAGGGACACGTAGAAACCATTCATTCATATACGAATGATCAGAATCTTGTTGACAATATGCATGGTAAATACCGTAGGGGCAGGGCAGCAGCCGTAAATATGGTTATTACTGAGACCGGAGCCGGTAAAGCCGTTTCAAAGGCTATTCCGTCGCTTGAAGGAAAACTTACCTCTAATGCAATTAGAGTGCCGGTACCTAACGGTTCCCTGGCAATATTGAATTTAAATATTAGTAAAGAAACAAATATTGAGGATTTAAACAATTTGGTGAAAAAATACTCTCTTGACGGTAAGCTTGTAGAGCAAATTAAATTCTCTCTTAATAATGAATTAGTATCATCAGATATAATTGGTGCTCCAACTCCTGCGATTTTTGACAGTCCTGCTACGATTGTTTCCGAAGATGGTAAGAATATAGTGCTTTATGTTTG contains the following coding sequences:
- a CDS encoding glyceraldehyde-3-phosphate dehydrogenase: MQLVKTEEKFFEKELSQQAEKRKAAVEFIKIVNDLWFDKSIELLLFRNQLMDINVSEVLNLQEYARKFVNKPINIHNTLSIAKEIAKLNLHPSRIDIGKLAYEHALEEDKYETCAHFVMDKLVDILKQKKSPISPKDVVLYGFGRIGRLLARELMLHAGRGEQLRLRAIVTRGVIDEKNLEKRAALLRNDSVHGHFPGTVVTDIDKKALIIDGTTVFMISADNPDKVDYTKYGINDALVIDNSGAFRNKSALGRHLKSKGAAKVLLTAPAKGVPNIVYGVNHEEFNNKENDIWSAASCTTNAISPVLKVIEDNLGVEKGHVETIHSYTNDQNLVDNMHGKYRRGRAAAVNMVITETGAGKAVSKAIPSLEGKLTSNAIRVPVPNGSLAILNLNISKETNIEDLNNLVKKYSLDGKLVEQIKFSLNNELVSSDIIGAPTPAIFDSPATIVSEDGKNIVLYVWYDNEYGYSRQVIRLAKYVANVRRYRYY